The Calypte anna isolate BGI_N300 chromosome 2, bCalAnn1_v1.p, whole genome shotgun sequence genome includes a window with the following:
- the HOXA1 gene encoding homeobox protein Hox-A1 yields MSSFLEYPVLSGEAGGCSTRSYHPDHGITTFQPCAVSAGSCSGEDHYLAGRGVPISPHRHHHHHHSPAQPAGYQHHGGLGVSYAHPSCGPTYGAPGFGPAYGPYPLGQDAELGGGFPPCAPAVYSGSISSSAAAQHPHQGYAGGPAQYVPPPYGQEQQSLPLGTYNHTLSPLHAGHRENARSPSAETSSPAQTFDWMKVKRNPPKTGKAGEYGFVGQPNTVRTNFTTKQLTELEKEFHFNKYLTRARRVEIAASLQLNETQVKIWFQNRRMKQKKREKEGLLPISPATPTGCEDKLEDSSEKSCSSPCSASPASSVSDTLPATN; encoded by the exons ATGAGCTCTTTTCTCGAGTACCCCGTCCTCAGCGGTGAGGCGGGGGGATGCTCTACTCGCTCCTACCACCCCGACCACGGAATTACAACTTTCCAGCCTTGCGCCGTCAGCGCCGGCAGCTGCAGTGGGGAGGACCACTACCTCGCGGGCCGCGGGGTGCCCATCAGCCCCCaccgccaccaccaccaccaccactccccGGCTCAGCCCGCTGGTTACCAGCACCACGGCGGCCTGGGGGTGTCCTACGCGCACCCCAGCTGCGGCCCGACTTACGGCGCGCCGGGCTTCGGACCAGCGTACGGCCCTTACCCCCTCGGGCAGGACGCGGAGCTGGGCGGCGGCTTCCCCCCCTGCGCCCCCGCTGTGTACTCGGGGAgcatctcctcctctgcagccGCGCAGCACCCGCACCAGGGCTATGCGGGGGGGCCTGCTCAGTACGTGCCTCCGCCCTacgggcaggagcagcagagtcTGCCCCTGGGCACCTACAACCATACCTTGTCCCCCCTCCACGCCGGACACCGGGAAAACGCCCGCTCCCCCTCTGCCGAGACCTCGTCTCCGGCGCAAACCTTCGACTGgatgaaagtgaaaagaaaccCACCCAAAACAG GCAAGGCTGGAGAGTACGGCTTCGTAGGGCAGCCCAACACCGTCAGAACTAACTTCACCACCAAGCAGCTCACAGAGCTGGAGAAAGAGTTTCATTTCAACAAGTACCTGACCAGGGCCAGGCGGGTGGAAATAGCAGCCTCCCTGCAGCTCAACGAGACGCAGGTGAAGATCTGGTTCCAGAACCGGCGGATGAAACAAAAGAAACGGGAGAAAGAGGGGTTGCTGCCAATCTCCCCCGCCACCCCCACGGGCTGCGAGGACAAGCTTGAGGATTCCTCGGAGAAGTCCTGCTCGTCTCCTTGCAGCGCCTCGCCCGCCTCCTCCGTCTCGGACACTCTGCCTGCCACCAACTGA